From Sparus aurata chromosome 9, fSpaAur1.1, whole genome shotgun sequence, a single genomic window includes:
- the asb1 gene encoding ankyrin repeat and SOCS box protein 1 isoform X1 yields the protein MADGQEADADDPPSIPFPPLITVDLPGATAAGRNLKEWLQEQFCDKPLEQDDMRLHNAAYVGDLDTLRNLLQEDDFKRRINEKSVWCCGCLPCTPLRIAATAGHAVCVAYLIAQGAEVDLVDVKGQTALYVAVVNGHLDCVRILLEAGADPNGSRHHRSTPLYHAARVGRLDILQELIRFNADVDMDHQLGPRLLLSARTLNTLVVCPLYISAAYHHLHCFRLLLQAGAQPDFNYTGPVCQEALTRGLASCLLDAVLRHGCEVAFIHLLLDHGANPALVPWDESELETPNRRKVDPEALKVFLEAKKCPRRLTHMCRIRIRKAMGKHRLNHIPSLPLPQPIKNFLLHQN from the exons ATGGCCGACGGTCAGGAAGCTGATGCGGACGACCCGCCCAGTATTCCCTTCCCTCCGCTCATCACTGTGGATCTGCCCGGGGCCACCGCTGCAG GGCGTAACCTAAAGGAATGGCTCCAGGAGCAGTTCTGCGACAAACCTCTGGAGCAGGACGACATGCGGCTCCACAATGCGGCCTACGTCGGAGATCTGGACACTCTGAGGAACCTGCTGCAGGAAGACGACTTCAAACG GCGTATCAATGAGAAGTCCGTGTGGTGTTGCGGCTGTCTGCCCTGCACCCCTCTGAGGATCGCCGCCACAGCAGGACACGCCGTCTGCGTGGCCTACCTGATCGCCCAGGGAGCCGAGGTGGACCTCGTCGATGTGAAAGGTCAAACAGCTCTCTACGTAGCTGTGGTTAACGGTCACCTGGATTGCGTCCGGATCCTCCTCGAAGCCGGAGCCGATCCCAACGGAAGTCGTCACCACCGCAGCACCCCGCTGTACCACGCTGCACGGGTGGGCAGGCTGGATATACTGCAGGAGCTCATCAG GTTCAATGCCGATGTCGACATGGACCACCAGCTGGGTCCGCGGCTCCTCTTAAGCGCTCGCACCCTCAACACTCTGGTGGTGTGCCCTCTCTACATCAGCGCAGCCTACCACCACCTCCACTGTTTCCGGCTGTTGCTCCAGGCCGGCGCTCAGCCTGATTTCAACTACACTGGGCCTGTCTGCCAGGAGGCTCTGACCCGCGGCCTGGCCTCCTGCCTGCTGGATGCTGTGCTGCGGCATGGATGTGAGGTGGCCTTCATCCACCTACTGCTGGACCACGGGGCAAACCCGGCCCTCGTGCCCTGGGATGAGTCGGAGCTGGAGACTCCTAATCGGAGGAAGGTGGATCCGGAGGCGCTCAAGGTCTTCTTGGAGGCAAAGA aatGCCCTCGTAGGCTGACACACATGTGTCGCATCAGGATCCGCAAAGCGATGGGCAAACATCGTCTGAACCATATACCCTCATTACCACTACCACAGCCCATCAAGAACTTCCTGCTTCACCAAAACTGA
- the asb1 gene encoding ankyrin repeat and SOCS box protein 1 isoform X2 has product MADGQEADADDPPSIPFPPLITVDLPGATAAGRNLKEWLQEQFCDKPLEQDDMRLHNAAYVGDLDTLRNLLQEDDFKRRINEKSVWCCGCLPCTPLRIAATAGHAVCVAYLIAQGAEVDLVDVKGQTALYVAVVNGHLDCVRILLEAGADPNGSRHHRSTPLYHAARVGRLDILQELIRFNADVDMDHQLGPRLLLSARTLNTLVVCPLYISAAYHHLHCFRLLLQAGAQPDFNYTGPVCQEALTRGLASCLLDAVLRHGCEVAFIHLLLDHGANPALVPWDESELETPNRRKVDPEALKVFLEAKTAFSLFPLRMPS; this is encoded by the exons ATGGCCGACGGTCAGGAAGCTGATGCGGACGACCCGCCCAGTATTCCCTTCCCTCCGCTCATCACTGTGGATCTGCCCGGGGCCACCGCTGCAG GGCGTAACCTAAAGGAATGGCTCCAGGAGCAGTTCTGCGACAAACCTCTGGAGCAGGACGACATGCGGCTCCACAATGCGGCCTACGTCGGAGATCTGGACACTCTGAGGAACCTGCTGCAGGAAGACGACTTCAAACG GCGTATCAATGAGAAGTCCGTGTGGTGTTGCGGCTGTCTGCCCTGCACCCCTCTGAGGATCGCCGCCACAGCAGGACACGCCGTCTGCGTGGCCTACCTGATCGCCCAGGGAGCCGAGGTGGACCTCGTCGATGTGAAAGGTCAAACAGCTCTCTACGTAGCTGTGGTTAACGGTCACCTGGATTGCGTCCGGATCCTCCTCGAAGCCGGAGCCGATCCCAACGGAAGTCGTCACCACCGCAGCACCCCGCTGTACCACGCTGCACGGGTGGGCAGGCTGGATATACTGCAGGAGCTCATCAG GTTCAATGCCGATGTCGACATGGACCACCAGCTGGGTCCGCGGCTCCTCTTAAGCGCTCGCACCCTCAACACTCTGGTGGTGTGCCCTCTCTACATCAGCGCAGCCTACCACCACCTCCACTGTTTCCGGCTGTTGCTCCAGGCCGGCGCTCAGCCTGATTTCAACTACACTGGGCCTGTCTGCCAGGAGGCTCTGACCCGCGGCCTGGCCTCCTGCCTGCTGGATGCTGTGCTGCGGCATGGATGTGAGGTGGCCTTCATCCACCTACTGCTGGACCACGGGGCAAACCCGGCCCTCGTGCCCTGGGATGAGTCGGAGCTGGAGACTCCTAATCGGAGGAAGGTGGATCCGGAGGCGCTCAAGGTCTTCTTGGAGGCAAAGA ctgccttctctttgtttcctctcagaatGCCCTCGTAG
- the traf3ip1 gene encoding TRAF3-interacting protein 1 isoform X2: MNGAVVKKTQDTLGKVIKKPPLTEKLLTKPPFRYLHDIFSEVIRTTGFMKGLYGENEMKSDNVKDKDAKIVFLQKAIDVVMLVSGEPLAAKPARIVAGHEPEKTNELLQAIAKCCLNKMSSEDAVKRVLAGEKVDIKNKASTSRSQDKENREGRERHPDKEEKKKITERSGSRDQKDPDQPKEQESRRRDGEKEPHRDRERSDKLPRSDQDRHTKDRDKDKSRDRERDKDKDKGKTKDRDKEKDREREKDKERDKDREKTRDRDSHRDRERDKEKRRDKEREKDRERQKEGEERNKSGESGNSKARVSEEPQQKPSPEEPGKTAKPVPAPAEAAENQADSPARIPRPSSAKGQRRRPKLGGQDESDSEGDGDALLAQRPSPQENGVASGSSVPSDVASRRIPRPGSARPAPPRVKRQESGTDVAPAERLSSAKPSAPVIMDGKRLSEDEEDEDEQFVVEEAVPPPSDAPEMEMEPARELDSEDKHGGLVKKILETKKDYELSPSSPKSKEQNVVSEAARKKERDMVTREIERLRSSIQTVCRSTLPLGKIMDYIQEDMDAMQAELNTWRRENKEHAQALLQEQRATDKAVEPLKVELAELEQLIKDQQDKICAVRSNILKNEEKIQKMVTGINFSSRT; encoded by the exons GTGATAAGGACCACAGGTTTTATGAAAGGCCTGTatggagaaaatgaaatgaagtcGGATAATGTTAAG gATAAAGACGCTAAGATAGTCTTCCTCCAGAAAGCAATAGATGTTGTGATGCTGGTGAGTGGCGAGCCCCTCGCGGCAAAGCCGGCGCGCATTGTTGCTGGCCATGAACCTGAGAAAACCAATGAGCTGCTGCAGGCCATTGCCAAGTGCTGCCTCAACAAG ATGTCCAGTGAGGATGCAGTTAAGAGAGTGCTTGCAGGAGAAAAGGTGGACATAAAAAACAAGGCCAGCACCTCCAGATCCCAGGACAAAGAAAATAGGGAGGGACGTGAACGTCATCCGGATAAAGAG gagaagaaaaagatcaCAGAGCGCAGCGGGAGCCGGGACCAGAAGGACCCAGACCAGCCCAAAGAGCAGGAGAGCAGACGGAGAGATGGGGAGAAGGAGCCCCACCGTGACAGGGAGCGTTCAGACAAGCTCCCCCGCAGCGACCAGGACCGCCACACCAAAGACCGTGACAAAGACAAAAGCCGCGACCGGGAGCGAGACAAGGATAAAGACAAGGGAAAAACCAAAGACAGGGACAaggagaaggacagagagagggaaaaggacaaggagagagacaaagacagagaaaagacaaGAGACAGGGATTCTCACAGAGACCGAGAAAGAGACAAGGAGAAACGACGAGACAAAGAacgagagaaagacagagagagacaaaaagaggGGGAAGAGAGGAACAAAAGTGGAGAGAGTGGCAACAGCAAG GCCAGAGTATCAGAGGAACCACAGCAAAAACCAAGCCCCGAAGAGCCGGGCAAAACAGCCAAACCTGTGCCAGCG CCTGCAGAAGCAGCTGAGAACCAG gCTGATAGTCCAGCTAGAATACCTCGGCCTTCATCCGCCAAAGGGCAAAGGAGAAGACCCAAACTTGGGGGTCAAG ACGAATCTGACAGCGAGGGAG ACGGAGATGCTCTGTTGGCTCAGAGACCTTCCCCACAGGAAAATGGAGTTGCTTCAGGCTCCTCAGTACCATCAGATGTGGCCTCCAG GCGAATACCACGGCCCGGCAGTGCTCGCCCAGCACCTCCTCGAGTCAAGAGACAGGAAAGTGGCACTGACGTGGCCCCAGCTGAGAG GCTGTCCAGTGCCAAGCCCTCAGCTCCAGTCATCATGGATGGTAAGAGACTGTctgaagatgaggaggatgaagatgagcaATTTGTCGTCGAGGAGGctgttcctcctccttcagATGCTCCTGAAATGGAGATG GAGCCTGCACGAGAACTGGACAGTGAAGACAAACATG GTGGCCTTGTGAAAAAGATCCTTGAGACCAAGAAAGACTATGAGTTGTCCCCATCCTCCCCCAAATCTAAAGAACAG AACGTGGTGTCTGAAGCAGCGCGGAAGAAAGAGCGGGACATGGTGACACGAGAGATCGAGCGACTCCGCTCCTCAATCCAGACGGTGTGCCGCAGCACTCTTCCTCTGGGTAAGATCATGGATTACATACAAGAGGACATGGACGCCATGCAGGCTGAACTGAACACTTGGCGGCGGGAGAACAAAGAGCACGCACAGGCCCTGCTGCAGGAGCAGAG AGCGACAGACAAGGCAGTGGAGCCTCTCAAGGTAGAGCTAGCTGAGCTGGAGCAGCTGATCAAGGACCAACAGGACAAGATTTGTGCCGTGAGATCCAACATACTGAAGAATGAAGAAAAGATCCAGAAGATGGTGACTGGAATCAACTTCTCCTCCAGAACCTGA
- the traf3ip1 gene encoding TRAF3-interacting protein 1 isoform X1 — MNGAVVKKTQDTLGKVIKKPPLTEKLLTKPPFRYLHDIFSEVIRTTGFMKGLYGENEMKSDNVKDKDAKIVFLQKAIDVVMLVSGEPLAAKPARIVAGHEPEKTNELLQAIAKCCLNKMSSEDAVKRVLAGEKVDIKNKASTSRSQDKENREGRERHPDKEEKKKITERSGSRDQKDPDQPKEQESRRRDGEKEPHRDRERSDKLPRSDQDRHTKDRDKDKSRDRERDKDKDKGKTKDRDKEKDREREKDKERDKDREKTRDRDSHRDRERDKEKRRDKEREKDRERQKEGEERNKSGESGNSKARVSEEPQQKPSPEEPGKTAKPVPAEPEPVEEPAEAAENQADSPARIPRPSSAKGQRRRPKLGGQDESDSEGDGDALLAQRPSPQENGVASGSSVPSDVASRRIPRPGSARPAPPRVKRQESGTDVAPAERLSSAKPSAPVIMDGKRLSEDEEDEDEQFVVEEAVPPPSDAPEMEMEPARELDSEDKHGGLVKKILETKKDYELSPSSPKSKEQNVVSEAARKKERDMVTREIERLRSSIQTVCRSTLPLGKIMDYIQEDMDAMQAELNTWRRENKEHAQALLQEQRATDKAVEPLKVELAELEQLIKDQQDKICAVRSNILKNEEKIQKMVTGINFSSRT, encoded by the exons GTGATAAGGACCACAGGTTTTATGAAAGGCCTGTatggagaaaatgaaatgaagtcGGATAATGTTAAG gATAAAGACGCTAAGATAGTCTTCCTCCAGAAAGCAATAGATGTTGTGATGCTGGTGAGTGGCGAGCCCCTCGCGGCAAAGCCGGCGCGCATTGTTGCTGGCCATGAACCTGAGAAAACCAATGAGCTGCTGCAGGCCATTGCCAAGTGCTGCCTCAACAAG ATGTCCAGTGAGGATGCAGTTAAGAGAGTGCTTGCAGGAGAAAAGGTGGACATAAAAAACAAGGCCAGCACCTCCAGATCCCAGGACAAAGAAAATAGGGAGGGACGTGAACGTCATCCGGATAAAGAG gagaagaaaaagatcaCAGAGCGCAGCGGGAGCCGGGACCAGAAGGACCCAGACCAGCCCAAAGAGCAGGAGAGCAGACGGAGAGATGGGGAGAAGGAGCCCCACCGTGACAGGGAGCGTTCAGACAAGCTCCCCCGCAGCGACCAGGACCGCCACACCAAAGACCGTGACAAAGACAAAAGCCGCGACCGGGAGCGAGACAAGGATAAAGACAAGGGAAAAACCAAAGACAGGGACAaggagaaggacagagagagggaaaaggacaaggagagagacaaagacagagaaaagacaaGAGACAGGGATTCTCACAGAGACCGAGAAAGAGACAAGGAGAAACGACGAGACAAAGAacgagagaaagacagagagagacaaaaagaggGGGAAGAGAGGAACAAAAGTGGAGAGAGTGGCAACAGCAAG GCCAGAGTATCAGAGGAACCACAGCAAAAACCAAGCCCCGAAGAGCCGGGCAAAACAGCCAAACCTGTGCCAGCG GAACCTGAACCAGTTGAAGAG CCTGCAGAAGCAGCTGAGAACCAG gCTGATAGTCCAGCTAGAATACCTCGGCCTTCATCCGCCAAAGGGCAAAGGAGAAGACCCAAACTTGGGGGTCAAG ACGAATCTGACAGCGAGGGAG ACGGAGATGCTCTGTTGGCTCAGAGACCTTCCCCACAGGAAAATGGAGTTGCTTCAGGCTCCTCAGTACCATCAGATGTGGCCTCCAG GCGAATACCACGGCCCGGCAGTGCTCGCCCAGCACCTCCTCGAGTCAAGAGACAGGAAAGTGGCACTGACGTGGCCCCAGCTGAGAG GCTGTCCAGTGCCAAGCCCTCAGCTCCAGTCATCATGGATGGTAAGAGACTGTctgaagatgaggaggatgaagatgagcaATTTGTCGTCGAGGAGGctgttcctcctccttcagATGCTCCTGAAATGGAGATG GAGCCTGCACGAGAACTGGACAGTGAAGACAAACATG GTGGCCTTGTGAAAAAGATCCTTGAGACCAAGAAAGACTATGAGTTGTCCCCATCCTCCCCCAAATCTAAAGAACAG AACGTGGTGTCTGAAGCAGCGCGGAAGAAAGAGCGGGACATGGTGACACGAGAGATCGAGCGACTCCGCTCCTCAATCCAGACGGTGTGCCGCAGCACTCTTCCTCTGGGTAAGATCATGGATTACATACAAGAGGACATGGACGCCATGCAGGCTGAACTGAACACTTGGCGGCGGGAGAACAAAGAGCACGCACAGGCCCTGCTGCAGGAGCAGAG AGCGACAGACAAGGCAGTGGAGCCTCTCAAGGTAGAGCTAGCTGAGCTGGAGCAGCTGATCAAGGACCAACAGGACAAGATTTGTGCCGTGAGATCCAACATACTGAAGAATGAAGAAAAGATCCAGAAGATGGTGACTGGAATCAACTTCTCCTCCAGAACCTGA